From Vitis vinifera cultivar Pinot Noir 40024 chromosome 14, ASM3070453v1, a single genomic window includes:
- the LOC132252509 gene encoding probable aldo-keto reductase 1 — MGEIQIPRVKLGNQGLEVSKLGFGCMGLTGEYNHPVSEDVGISIIKYAFSKGITFFDTSDVYGANANEILVGKALKELPREKIQLATKFGVAPGDYTAGIIVKGTPEYVRSSCVASLKRIDVEYIDLYYQHRVDRSVPIEETMGELKKLVEEGKIKYIGLSEASPDTIRRAHAVHPITALQMEWSLWTREIEEEIVPLCRELGIGIVPYSPLGRGFFGGKAVSENVPANSLLRSNPRFQGENFEKNKIIYTKMEMLAEKHGCTAAQLALAWVLRQGDDVAPIPGTTKIKNLDDNISSLRLKLTKEDLEEICDVVPQNEVAGARAIETLLSFSWRFADTPPPRV; from the exons ATGGGTGAGATTCAAATTCCGAGGGTGAAACTGGGAAATCAAGGACTAGAG GTCTCAAAGCTGGGATTTGGTTGTATGGGACTTACTGGAGAGTACAACCATCCTGTTTCAGAAGATGTTGGCATTTCAATCATCAAGTATGCATTCAGTAAAGGAATCACATTCTTTGATACATCAGATGTTTATGGAGCCAATGCTAATGAAATCTTAGTTGGAAAG GCATTGAAGGAGTTGCCTCGAGAAAAGATCCAGTTAGCCACTAAATTTGGTGTTGCTCCTGGTGACTATACTGCTGGTATAATAGTGAAAGGTACTCCTGAGTATGTTCGCTCCTCTTGTGTGGCTAGCTTGAAACGTATTGATGTGGAATATATTGATCTCTACTATCAACACCGGGTTGACAGATCAGTACCCATAGAGGAAACT ATGGGGGAGCTTAAGAAGTTGGTTGAAGAGGGAAAAATTAAGTACATTGGATTATCTGAAGCTAGCCCAGACACAATAAGGAGGGCTCATGCTGTTCATCCCATTACTGCTTTACAAATGGAGTGGTCCCTTTGGACCCGTGAAATTGAGGAAGAAATTGTTCCACTTTGCAG GGAACTTGGGATTGGGATAGTTCCATACAGTCCTCTTGGACGTGGGTTTTTTGGTGGCAAGGCTGTTAGTGAAAATGTGCCTGCAAACAGTTTGCTG AGATCAAATCCTAGGTTTCAAGGTGAGAACTTTGAAAAGAACAAGATCATATACACTAAAATGGAGATGTTGGCTGAAAAGCACGGATGCACCGCTGCACAGCTTGCGCTAGCTTGGGTTCTTCGTCAAGGGGATGATGTTGCTCCTATCCCTG GAACAACTAAGATTAAAAATCTTGATGATAACATCAGTTCCTTGAGATTGAAGCTTACAAAAGAAGATTTAGAAGAGATTTGTGATGTGGTACCTCAGAATGAAGTGGCAGGGGCTAGAGCAATTGAAACACTGCTTAGCTTCTCATGGCGGTTTGCAGATACACCACCTCCAAGAGTATGA